CCGGTGACGAGGCTCTCATCCACCGCTGCGCGGCCGGAGACCACGATGCCGTCCACCGGTGCCCGCTCGCCCGCGCTCACCATCACCTCGTCACCCGCCACCACGGCGGCGGCGGGAACGGTGACGAGGCTGCCATCGGGCGCGAAGCGGCGCGCGCTCACCGCCTTCAGCGCGGCGAGATTGCCGGCCTCGGCCCGCGTCTTGCGGCGCATGGCATGGTCGAGATAGCGGCCGGTCAGCAGGAAGAAGAGCAGCATCACGGCGGAATCGAAATAGGCGTGCTCGGCATGGTTCAGCGTCTCGAAGACCGAGACGCCGAGAGCCAGCATGACGCCGAGCGTGATCGGCACGTCCATGTTGAGCGAGCGCGACTTCAGCGCCCGCAGTGCGCTCTGGAAGAAGGGCTGTCCGGCATAGGCGGCGGCCGGCAGCGCGATCACCGCCGACAGCCAATGGAACAGGTCGCGCGTCTCCGGGGTGATGTCGGTGGCGTTGCCCGACCAGATCGAGACCGAGAGCAGCATGATGTTCATCGCCGCGAAGCCCGCGACCGCGAGGCAGCGTAGCAAATGCCGGGCATTGGCGTGCTCGATGGCTTCCAGCCGGTCCGCCTCGAACGGGTAGGCGCGGTAGCCGATCCGCCCGAGCGCGTCGAGTACCGCTTCGGGGCGTGCTTTCTCGCGCGCCGCCCAGCCGACGGTGAGGCGGTGGGCGGTGTAGTTCAGCCGGGCGCGGGCGACACCGTCCAGCGCCTCGGCCGCGTCCTCGATCTCGTCGATGCAGGCGGCGCAGTCGATGCCTTCGATGGCGAACGCCATCTCCGCCCCGCCACCGGCCTCCTCGCGCAGGAACAGCGAGAAATCGCGCGGCGCTTCAGCCGGCGTCGGCGCAGCGATGGCCGGTGCCGGCTCGGCCGCACGGGGAAAGGCGATCACCTGCGCGCCCATGCGAGTGCCCTAGCGCACGATGATGCGGTTCATCGAGCGGTAGACCCGCTCGCCGCCGCGCGTGAAGTCGATCACCAGCTCCCACTGGCCGGCCGGAATATCGCTAGGCGCGCTCCACTGGCCCGCGGCGAGCTCGCTTGGCGTCAGCACCATGTCGAGTTTGCGGTTGGTCGGGTGATGCAGCTCCACGGCGAGATCGACGCCGTCGAGCGGCAGGCCCATCGCGTCGCGCGCGCTCACTACTACGCGGGACGGCTCGACATGGGCGTCGACCTGCCAGCGCAGCTGGGCCTGCGCTGCCGCGGCCTCGCTGTCGCGGCGGAAGTCGAGCCCGGCCTTATAGGAGCTTTCTGTTTCCACGCCGCCGAAGCTGGTCACCGCCGCACGCACCAGGAAGAAATTGGCGGCGAAGACGATGCCGAAGAAGCCGAGGAAGATGGCGAGCACAGTGCGCCCGGTGATCTGGCGCCCGGTGATCGGACGGCCGGCGGGCCCGGCGGCATCGGTGACGTCATAGGCCATGGCGGTTCTCCTCAGGGGCCCTTGAAGTGGTCGGGGGCCGTGCTCGCCTGGCCGGCGGCGACGTCGGTGATGGTGAAGGTCGCGGGAAGCGAGGCGTTGGCCGGCAGCTTGGCGTGGGTCGAGACCAGCACGCGCAGCTCATAGGTCTGGTCCGGTCCGACCTCGACCACCGGCTGGTCATTGACCATCGTGCTCACCCCGCCGGCGACTTCGAGCCGGGCGTCCGGCACGCCGGCCACCGAAATGGCGAAGCGGCGCGGCTGGTTCAGCTTGTTGACGATGCGCAGCGTGTAGGCGTTGCGGATCGAGCCATCCGAGAGCTGGACGAAGAGCGGGTTGCGGTCATGCAGCACCGAGACGCTCTCCGTGGTCCGCGCGGCGAGCGTGTAGAGCATGATGCCGCCGATCAGCGCGATCAGCGCGAGATAGAGCACGGTGCGCGCGCGGAAGATGCGGGTGATCGGCGCCTGCCCCTTGATGCGGCGCTGCACGTTCATCTCGGTGTCGTAGGCGATCAGCGCCGTGGGGCGGCCGACCTTCTTCATCACCGTGTCGCAGGCGTCGATGCACAGGCCGCACTGGATGCAGGCGAGCTGGCTGCCGAGGCGAATGTCGACGCCCGTCGGGCAGGCGGAGACGCACTGCCGGCAGTCGATGCAGTCGCCGGCCGGCAGGCCCTCGCGCTTCAGCGCCTCGGTCTTCTTGAAGGAGCCGCGCGGCTCGCCCCGGTCATAGCGATAGGTGACGTTGAGCGCGTATTCGTCGGTCAGCGCCGCCTGGATGCGCGGCCACGGGCACATATAGGTGCACACCTGCTCGCGCATGTGGCCGGCGAGCACATAGGTGGTGAAGGTGAGGATGCCGATCCACAGATAGGCGACGGCCGGGCCCTGGCCCTTGAGGAGCTGCAGGGTCAGCGTCGGCGCGTCGGCGAAATAAAGCACCCAGGCGCCGCCGGTCCACCACGCGACCATCAGCCAGAGGAAATGCTTGGACGCGGCCTCAAAGGCGCGCTGGGCGCGCGAGGCGTGCTTGAGCTTCTCGCGGCGCTGGCGCGGATCGCCCTCGACCATGCGCTCGATGGCCTGGAACAGGTCGGTCCACACGGTCTGCGGGCACAGATAGCCGCACCACAGCCGGCCGGCGACGGCGTTCATCAGGAACAGCACCAGCGCGGCGAGGATCAGCAGCCCGGTGACGTAATAAATTTCCTGCGGCCAGATCTCGATGAAGAAGAAGTAGAAGCGGCCATTGACCAGATCGACCAGCACCGCCTGGGAGGGGGCGTTCGGGCCGCGGTCCCAGCGCAGGAAGGGCAGCAGGTAATAAATGCCGAGCGTGATGACGAGCAGCATCCACTTGATGCGGCGGAACGTGCCGTGGACGGCGATCGGGTAGATCTTGCGGCGCGCCTCATAGAGCGGTCCGTCGATCTCGGTGTCCACGGTCTGCGGTTTTGTTGCCACGTTCATCGTCTTCCCCGGGCACGGCGACAGCTTCTTTTAGGGCTTCGAAGCTACGCCTTTGATCCGGTCGATGACGGGCGGGAAAATGCTTATGCGGCGGCACGCCACGGTCCGCCACGACGTGCCAGGCTTCCCTCACGCCGTCATCCCGGACGGTCCGCTGGACCGATCCGGGAGAGGTGTCGGGCCGCGCGCGCCCTTCAGCGCGCGCCGGCATGCCGGTCTCCGATCAGGCGTCGCCACCGGATCGGAAAGGGTTCTTACTGGCCGCCACCTAGCGCGTGGACATAGACGGTCAGCGCCTTGATGGTCGTCGGGTCGAGGCGCGTGCCCCAGGCCGGCATGATGCCGCCGCGGCCATTGGTCAGCGTGGCTATCACGCTGTCGCGGCCGGAGCCATACAGCCAGATGCCGTCGGTGAGGTTCGGCGCGCCGAGCTCGATATTGCCCTTGGCGTCGGCGCCGTGGCAGGCGGCGCAGTTCGCCTCGAACACTTCCTTGCCCTTGGCGAGGTCGGGGGTGACACCCGCCGGCACCGGCAGGTTGCTGAGCGAGCGGACATAATCCGCCACCGCGACGATCTCCGGGCGCTGCAGGATGCCGTCGCGGCCGAAGGCGGGCATGTCGCCGACATGCGCGTCCGGGTCCGCCGAGCGGATGCCGTGCAGCAGGGTCTGCTGGATCTGCTCCAGCGAGCCGCCCCACATCCAGTCGTCGTCATTCAGGTTCGGGTAGCCCTTGGCACCGCCGCCGCCCGCGCCATGGCAGGGCGCGCAATTATTGGCGAAGGCCGCGCGGCCCTGCGCCCGGGCGAAGGAGAGCAGCTCCGGCGTGCTTTCGATCTGCTCCAGCGAGGCGGCCGCCAGCTTGTCGGCGAAGACGGCGCGCTGCGCGGTGAGGTCGGCAAGCTGCACCTGCACCGCATCGCGCGACTTCCAGCCGAGCACGCCGCTCGTATAGGAGCTGACCAGCGGCCAGGCCGGGTACACGATCCAATAGCCCACCGCCCAGACGATGGTGAGGTAGAAGACCCACAGCCACCAGCGCGGCAGGGGGGTGTTCAGCTCGCGGATGCCGTCCCACTCGTGGCCGGTCGTCGCGACGCCGCTGATGGCGTCCACATCGGGTTTGTGAATATCGGCCATGATGTCAGTCCTCGCTCAGAGGCAGGCGGGCGGCGTGGTCGAACTGCGCCTTGCGCGAGGGCGAGAGCGCATAGACCAGCACGCAGAGGAAAAGGCCCACGAAGTAGAGAAGCCCCCAGGTCTGGGCGAATTCGGCGAGGGCGCGATAGGTCTCGTTCATGTCCATCTCCCTCAGCGAATATTCGCCTTGTCGTCATAGAGCTTGAAGTCGACCATGGTGCCGAGCGCCTGGAGATAGGCGATCAGCGCGTCGGCTTCGGTGATTTCCTTCGGGTTGCCGTCGAAGTCGCGGACATGGGCGCCGGGGTAGCGCTTCTGCAGCTCCGCCGCGTCGCCATCCAGGGTCGCCTGGAGGCGCAGGTCGGCGATCGCCTTTTCCTTCATCTCGTCCGTGTAGGGCACGCCGAGGATGGCGTTGACCGCGACGTCCTCGCCGATGTTCTCGTATTTCAGCGGCGTCTTTTCCAGGAACGGGTAGCCCGGCATGATCGAGCCCGGCACCACCGAGCGCGGATCGGCGAGGTGCTGGCGCTGCCACTCGTCGGAATACTTCTCACCGACGCGGGCAAGGTCCGGCCCGGTGCGCTTGGAGCCCCACTGGAACGGGTGGTCATACATGCTCTCGGCCGCCAGCGAGTAGTGGCCGTAGCGTTCCACCTCGTCGCGCAGCGGGCGGATCATCTGCGAGTGGCAGTTGTAGCAGCCCTCGCGGACATAGATGTTGCGCCCGGCGAGCTCGAGCGGCGTGTAGGGGCGCACGCCGGAGACGGTCTCGATCGTGCTCTTGAGGTAGAAGAGCGGTACGATCTCGACGAGCCCGCCGACCGAGATCACCAGCAGGATGCCGATGATCAGCCAGATCGAGTTCTTCTCGAAGAAGGC
Above is a window of Ancylobacter sp. WKF20 DNA encoding:
- a CDS encoding cbb3-type cytochrome c oxidase subunit 3; its protein translation is MNETYRALAEFAQTWGLLYFVGLFLCVLVYALSPSRKAQFDHAARLPLSED
- the ccoO gene encoding cytochrome-c oxidase, cbb3-type subunit II: MAELAASPKKSFWAKHAFFEKNSIWLIIGILLVISVGGLVEIVPLFYLKSTIETVSGVRPYTPLELAGRNIYVREGCYNCHSQMIRPLRDEVERYGHYSLAAESMYDHPFQWGSKRTGPDLARVGEKYSDEWQRQHLADPRSVVPGSIMPGYPFLEKTPLKYENIGEDVAVNAILGVPYTDEMKEKAIADLRLQATLDGDAAELQKRYPGAHVRDFDGNPKEITEADALIAYLQALGTMVDFKLYDDKANIR
- the ccoP gene encoding cytochrome-c oxidase, cbb3-type subunit III; translated protein: MADIHKPDVDAISGVATTGHEWDGIRELNTPLPRWWLWVFYLTIVWAVGYWIVYPAWPLVSSYTSGVLGWKSRDAVQVQLADLTAQRAVFADKLAAASLEQIESTPELLSFARAQGRAAFANNCAPCHGAGGGGAKGYPNLNDDDWMWGGSLEQIQQTLLHGIRSADPDAHVGDMPAFGRDGILQRPEIVAVADYVRSLSNLPVPAGVTPDLAKGKEVFEANCAACHGADAKGNIELGAPNLTDGIWLYGSGRDSVIATLTNGRGGIMPAWGTRLDPTTIKALTVYVHALGGGQ
- a CDS encoding FixH family protein, yielding MAYDVTDAAGPAGRPITGRQITGRTVLAIFLGFFGIVFAANFFLVRAAVTSFGGVETESSYKAGLDFRRDSEAAAAQAQLRWQVDAHVEPSRVVVSARDAMGLPLDGVDLAVELHHPTNRKLDMVLTPSELAAGQWSAPSDIPAGQWELVIDFTRGGERVYRSMNRIIVR
- the ccoG gene encoding cytochrome c oxidase accessory protein CcoG — protein: MNVATKPQTVDTEIDGPLYEARRKIYPIAVHGTFRRIKWMLLVITLGIYYLLPFLRWDRGPNAPSQAVLVDLVNGRFYFFFIEIWPQEIYYVTGLLILAALVLFLMNAVAGRLWCGYLCPQTVWTDLFQAIERMVEGDPRQRREKLKHASRAQRAFEAASKHFLWLMVAWWTGGAWVLYFADAPTLTLQLLKGQGPAVAYLWIGILTFTTYVLAGHMREQVCTYMCPWPRIQAALTDEYALNVTYRYDRGEPRGSFKKTEALKREGLPAGDCIDCRQCVSACPTGVDIRLGSQLACIQCGLCIDACDTVMKKVGRPTALIAYDTEMNVQRRIKGQAPITRIFRARTVLYLALIALIGGIMLYTLAARTTESVSVLHDRNPLFVQLSDGSIRNAYTLRIVNKLNQPRRFAISVAGVPDARLEVAGGVSTMVNDQPVVEVGPDQTYELRVLVSTHAKLPANASLPATFTITDVAAGQASTAPDHFKGP